A single region of the Pontimicrobium sp. SW4 genome encodes:
- a CDS encoding S41 family peptidase: MKNFFKKKFILPILAAIVLLSTAAFKSDFFEIAKQIEIFTTMFKEVNMNYVDETNPGDLMDTAIKSMLKDLDPYTVFYNEQDVEASRINNTGDYTGIGASVKILKDKLVIIEPYKDYPADEAGLKAGDEIIKVEDITVASFKENAGDLLRGAPGSKVNVTYLRQGKTNTATITRQEVEVGAVPLYDMVDENTGYIALAKFTQTASKETGNALRELKAEGAKSIILDLRGNPGGLLLEAVNIVNLFVDKGQLVVTTKSKVDKYNKTYYTQNQAIDTEIPLVVLIDQGSASASEIVSGSLQDLDRAVVVGVRSFGKGLVQRPKQLTYGTQIKVTISRYYTPSGRCIQALDYWNRDKDGNAIRVKQDNFNEFKTKNGRSVFDGGGIQPDIVIEDAKPSTITKAIIGGDYIFNFATNYYYNNSVDDLMSFKLTDSDFKNFKNYLKSNNFDFKTKTEDQLNELMEIAKTEDIDKTLENDYSKLISTLKLYKTQAVDENKSQLTSLLETEIIKRYFYREGLHKYYLAHNNEIKKAVEVLSNTNKYRSYLN; encoded by the coding sequence ATGAAGAACTTTTTTAAAAAGAAATTTATACTTCCAATACTAGCTGCTATTGTGCTTTTGTCTACTGCTGCTTTTAAAAGTGATTTTTTTGAAATTGCGAAACAAATAGAAATTTTCACCACCATGTTTAAGGAGGTTAACATGAATTATGTTGACGAAACAAATCCTGGTGATTTAATGGACACCGCAATAAAAAGTATGTTAAAGGATCTTGATCCTTATACTGTTTTTTATAATGAGCAAGATGTTGAAGCTTCTCGTATTAATAATACTGGTGATTATACTGGAATTGGTGCTAGTGTAAAAATCTTAAAGGATAAATTGGTAATTATTGAGCCTTATAAAGATTATCCTGCTGACGAAGCTGGTTTAAAAGCTGGAGATGAAATTATTAAAGTTGAAGACATAACTGTAGCTTCTTTTAAAGAAAATGCTGGCGATTTACTACGTGGTGCACCAGGATCAAAGGTGAATGTTACATATTTGCGTCAAGGGAAAACAAATACAGCTACAATTACTCGACAAGAAGTTGAAGTTGGTGCAGTTCCATTATACGACATGGTTGACGAAAATACTGGCTATATTGCTTTAGCTAAATTTACACAAACCGCATCGAAAGAAACTGGAAATGCCCTTAGGGAATTAAAAGCTGAAGGCGCTAAGTCAATTATATTAGATTTACGTGGTAACCCTGGTGGTTTACTACTAGAAGCAGTAAATATTGTTAATTTATTTGTTGATAAAGGGCAGCTTGTGGTAACTACCAAATCGAAAGTAGACAAGTATAACAAAACTTATTATACACAAAATCAAGCAATAGATACCGAAATACCTTTAGTTGTTTTAATAGACCAAGGAAGTGCATCGGCTAGTGAAATTGTTTCGGGTTCATTACAAGATCTAGACAGGGCAGTCGTGGTTGGTGTAAGAAGTTTTGGTAAAGGGTTAGTGCAAAGACCGAAGCAGCTTACTTATGGAACTCAAATTAAAGTAACTATTTCAAGATATTATACACCTTCTGGTCGTTGTATTCAAGCTTTGGATTATTGGAATCGAGATAAAGATGGTAATGCGATTCGTGTAAAACAAGATAATTTTAACGAATTTAAAACAAAAAATGGCCGCTCAGTTTTTGATGGAGGCGGTATACAGCCAGATATAGTCATTGAAGACGCTAAACCTTCAACAATTACAAAAGCAATTATTGGTGGTGATTATATTTTCAACTTCGCCACAAACTATTATTACAATAATTCTGTGGATGATCTAATGTCTTTTAAATTAACAGATTCAGATTTTAAAAACTTCAAGAATTATTTGAAATCTAATAATTTTGACTTTAAAACTAAAACTGAAGATCAGCTTAACGAATTAATGGAAATTGCTAAAACAGAGGATATAGATAAAACCCTTGAAAATGACTACTCTAAGCTTATTTCAACCCTAAAATTGTACAAAACTCAGGCGGTTGACGAAAATAAAAGCCAATTAACCTCATTATTGGAAACAGAAATCATAAAACGTTATTTTTATAGAGAGGGGCTTCATAAGTATTATTTAGCTCACAATAATGAAATTA
- a CDS encoding ribonuclease P protein component, with amino-acid sequence MDTSYSRKEKLKSKKLIEKMFIEGHSVSVFPLRLVYLETVFTDGITIKTGVSVSKRHFKSAVDRNKVKRLMREAYRLNKPKYFNNFSTQCAFMILYIGNEKPTLKQIETKMNLLFDKFHDGLN; translated from the coding sequence ATGGATACTTCTTATTCTAGAAAAGAAAAATTAAAAAGCAAAAAACTTATTGAGAAAATGTTTATAGAAGGGCATTCTGTATCTGTTTTCCCATTGCGTTTAGTCTATCTAGAAACTGTTTTTACTGATGGTATTACTATTAAAACTGGTGTTTCAGTAAGTAAGCGCCATTTTAAAAGTGCAGTTGATAGAAACAAGGTAAAGCGATTAATGAGAGAGGCTTATCGATTAAATAAACCAAAATATTTTAACAACTTTTCAACACAATGTGCGTTTATGATTTTGTACATTGGAAATGAAAAACCTACTTTAAAACAAATTGAAACTAAAATGAATTTGTTATTTGATAAATTTCACGATGGCCTCAATTAA
- a CDS encoding CBS domain-containing protein, giving the protein MGELKVTKLTSKEDKANYIFHLLKDIEALDFMINNNLIEKTPIRIGAEQEFCLVDNEFLPNNNAVEILKDINDSHFTTEIGNYNLEINLDPIELKNDCFSSLHKQLSELIKKASTVANKKQTKILLTGILPTLTLKHIGIQNMTPIERYYVLNEAIKESRKQDFNIHIKGIDEINLLHDTVMLEGCNTSFQMHLQVDPDTFIDTYNWAQAISGPVLSVCTNSPLLFGKELWSETRIALFTQSVDTRANSFLLNEKQSRVSFGSNWSTGSVADIFRDNVSRFRSLVTTEFKKDSVDMLENGEIPGLKALNLHNGTVYRWNRPCYGVGGGKPHLRIENRYIPSGPTMLDEIANMVFWVGVMMGKPKMYDNIHEKMDFKDAKSNFFNAARYGMNTQFHWNGEIRPSHELILEELLPMAYKGLYKMGVSPKDAEYYLKIIKNRVTTNNGSQWAIKSYRNLLKTKKRFEAIQILTCKMYKKQQKEYPISTWNVIKKDTIPEFVPNKIVKHAMSSDIFSVDVSDSLDLVISIMRWKKFNHMPVINEEKELVGLLSSTDMEKYKRNPQKGKHSIKDIMQKDIITINQYSSATDASKLMKKHNINSLPVVEQNKLIGIITSKDI; this is encoded by the coding sequence ATGGGAGAATTAAAAGTAACAAAACTTACAAGCAAGGAAGATAAAGCTAATTATATCTTTCATTTGCTTAAAGACATAGAGGCTCTCGATTTTATGATTAATAATAATTTAATTGAGAAAACACCTATTAGGATAGGTGCAGAACAGGAATTTTGCTTGGTCGATAATGAATTTTTACCAAACAATAATGCTGTAGAAATATTAAAAGACATTAATGACAGTCATTTTACAACCGAAATTGGCAATTATAATTTAGAAATAAATTTAGACCCAATCGAATTAAAAAATGATTGTTTTTCTAGTCTACATAAACAACTATCAGAACTAATAAAAAAGGCAAGCACAGTTGCCAATAAAAAACAAACAAAGATTTTATTAACAGGAATACTGCCAACACTTACGTTAAAGCACATAGGCATACAAAATATGACACCAATAGAACGATACTATGTGTTAAATGAAGCGATAAAAGAGTCAAGGAAGCAAGATTTTAATATTCATATTAAAGGCATTGATGAGATAAATTTACTACATGATACAGTAATGCTTGAGGGATGTAATACAAGTTTCCAGATGCACTTACAAGTAGACCCAGATACATTTATTGATACCTATAATTGGGCTCAAGCCATTTCTGGACCTGTCTTAAGCGTATGCACAAATTCTCCACTTTTGTTTGGAAAAGAGCTATGGAGCGAAACCAGAATAGCATTATTTACACAAAGCGTAGATACTAGAGCAAACTCATTTTTATTAAACGAAAAGCAATCAAGAGTAAGTTTTGGTAGCAATTGGTCAACAGGAAGTGTTGCAGATATTTTCAGAGATAACGTTTCAAGGTTCAGAAGCCTGGTAACAACAGAATTTAAAAAAGATAGTGTTGATATGCTTGAAAATGGAGAAATACCAGGACTAAAGGCATTAAACCTACACAATGGTACTGTTTATCGCTGGAATAGACCTTGTTATGGTGTTGGTGGTGGAAAACCACATTTAAGAATAGAAAACAGATATATTCCGTCTGGACCAACGATGCTTGACGAAATTGCTAATATGGTATTTTGGGTAGGAGTAATGATGGGAAAACCTAAAATGTATGACAATATTCACGAAAAAATGGACTTTAAAGACGCTAAAAGTAATTTTTTCAATGCCGCTAGATACGGTATGAATACTCAATTCCATTGGAATGGCGAAATAAGACCTAGCCATGAATTAATTTTAGAAGAATTACTACCAATGGCATATAAAGGCTTATATAAAATGGGAGTTTCACCAAAAGATGCAGAATATTACTTAAAAATTATAAAAAATAGAGTTACCACAAATAATGGATCTCAATGGGCTATAAAAAGCTATAGAAACCTTTTAAAAACTAAAAAACGATTTGAGGCCATACAAATACTAACCTGTAAAATGTATAAAAAACAGCAAAAGGAATACCCAATATCTACTTGGAATGTGATAAAAAAAGACACGATACCAGAGTTTGTTCCTAACAAAATAGTTAAGCATGCTATGAGTTCGGATATTTTTTCAGTTGATGTAAGTGATAGCCTTGATTTGGTGATTAGCATTATGAGGTGGAAAAAATTCAACCATATGCCAGTAATTAATGAAGAAAAAGAGCTTGTTGGTTTATTATCATCAACAGATATGGAAAAATATAAAAGAAATCCCCAAAAAGGAAAGCACAGTATTAAAGATATTATGCAAAAAGATATTATCACCATTAACCAATACTCAAGCGCTACAGATGCTAGTAAACTAATGAAAAAGCATAATATAAATAGCCTTCCAGTGGTTGAACAAAACAAGTTAATAGGAATAATAACGTCAAAAGACATATAA
- a CDS encoding succinylglutamate desuccinylase/aspartoacylase family protein codes for MVEIYSKALNSSILVDRLIGKIKGKCNGPTIVFFGGIHGNEMAGVFALKEAFEKINPNQVTGTIYGISGNLNALKNNQRYIDEDLNRVWLKENLSQLKSKTKLNCEEAEQQELYNILKQILKEDEGPFYFIDLHTTSSKTLPFITINDALINRKFSSLFPVPIVLGVEEYLDGPLLSYINQLGYVSLGFESGQHDDLNSISNNVAFIFLSLVYAKALEKESVKNYDAYYSTLASESNQNKEIFEVVYLHRLNGEDFKMIPNFKSFQNVKKGEQLATAKNKTINSPYTAKIFMPLYQTKGNEGFFIIKKIHPFFLKISEIIRKMKLDTLITILPGITWMDKEKGVLRVNLKVAKYLAKQIFHLFGYRNKQKNTTYMLLFNRERTSKKEMYKHLKWYKKVS; via the coding sequence ATGGTGGAAATTTATAGCAAAGCATTAAACTCCTCTATTTTAGTTGATAGATTAATAGGTAAAATTAAAGGAAAATGTAACGGACCAACAATCGTTTTTTTTGGAGGGATTCATGGCAATGAAATGGCTGGAGTGTTTGCTCTTAAAGAAGCTTTTGAAAAAATTAACCCAAATCAGGTAACAGGCACCATATATGGTATTTCAGGAAATTTAAATGCACTAAAAAATAATCAAAGATATATAGATGAAGACCTTAATAGGGTTTGGCTAAAAGAAAACTTAAGTCAATTAAAAAGCAAAACCAAACTAAACTGTGAAGAGGCAGAACAACAAGAGTTATATAATATATTAAAGCAAATTCTAAAAGAAGACGAAGGACCGTTCTATTTTATAGATTTACACACAACCTCAAGTAAAACATTGCCATTTATTACTATTAATGATGCTTTAATTAACAGAAAGTTTTCAAGCCTCTTTCCTGTTCCAATAGTATTGGGTGTTGAAGAATATTTAGATGGACCACTATTGAGTTATATTAACCAATTAGGCTATGTCTCTCTTGGGTTTGAGTCTGGGCAACATGACGATTTAAATTCAATAAGTAATAATGTTGCTTTTATTTTTCTAAGCCTTGTTTATGCTAAAGCGTTAGAAAAAGAAAGTGTAAAGAATTATGATGCGTATTATTCTACTTTAGCAAGTGAATCTAATCAAAACAAAGAAATTTTTGAGGTAGTTTATTTACATAGACTAAATGGTGAGGACTTTAAAATGATTCCTAATTTTAAGAGTTTTCAAAATGTAAAAAAAGGAGAGCAACTTGCCACAGCAAAAAACAAAACTATAAATTCGCCATACACAGCAAAAATATTCATGCCGCTTTATCAAACGAAAGGCAATGAGGGATTCTTTATTATAAAAAAAATTCATCCATTTTTCTTAAAAATTTCAGAGATTATTAGAAAAATGAAACTGGACACTTTAATAACAATACTTCCAGGTATTACTTGGATGGATAAAGAAAAAGGTGTTTTGAGAGTAAACCTAAAAGTAGCCAAGTATCTAGCCAAACAAATTTTTCACTTATTCGGTTATAGAAACAAGCAAAAAAACACCACATACATGCTGTTATTTAACAGAGAAAGAACATCAAAAAAAGAGATGTATAAACATCTAAAATGGTACAAAAAAGTGTCTTAA
- a CDS encoding M1 family metallopeptidase, producing MKTLFSRILLIAIFLVGVKSNSQNNPNPGYWQQHVDYTMEIDMDVETFQYQGKQKLVYTNNSPDVLDRVFYHLYLNAFQPGSNMDMRLQNIADPDGRMVTNVGTKENPIIESRISKLKPNEIGYIKVASLTQNGKPLEYDVVDTVLEVKLATPIKPGEKATFDMVFSAQVPLQIRRNGRNSREGIDLSMAQWYPKLAEYDFQGWHADSYIAREFHGVWGDFDVKISIDRNYVIGGTGYLQNPEEIGHGYDANKTKGPKGSGKKLTWHFKAPMVHDFTWAADPDYNHDTLQVPDGPMLHFLWKDNPETNENWKKLQPVTSQLMQYFSEHIGKYPYEQYSVIQGGDGGMEYAMCTLITGGRSLNGLIGVTSHEMAHTWFQFLLATNEGKHEWMDEGFTSYISSSAMNEIGGRNRENPHLGSYRGYIRLANSGFEQPLTTHADRYDINGAYGTAAYSKGAVFLAQLGYVIGEDNLKATIKKYFDDYAFSHPTPNDVIRTAEKVSGLELDWYLMDFGQTTNTIDYGITSVEATDKGTTIKLDRKGLMPMPIDLRVEYVDGTFEDFYIPLEMMRGEKPTPKTTTILPDWSWANKSFSFGIPADKSKIKSVTIDPIKKMADVDDSNNTINLVETKEESIKKDPKIKG from the coding sequence ATGAAAACTCTATTCTCAAGAATTCTTTTAATAGCTATCTTTTTAGTTGGCGTTAAATCAAACTCGCAAAACAATCCTAATCCTGGGTATTGGCAACAACATGTTGATTATACCATGGAAATAGATATGGATGTTGAAACTTTTCAATACCAAGGGAAACAAAAATTAGTCTATACCAATAATTCACCAGATGTTTTAGATCGTGTGTTTTATCATTTATACTTAAATGCCTTTCAACCTGGTAGCAATATGGATATGCGCTTACAGAACATTGCAGATCCAGATGGAAGAATGGTAACAAATGTTGGTACTAAAGAAAATCCAATTATTGAAAGTAGAATTAGTAAGCTAAAACCTAATGAAATTGGCTATATTAAAGTCGCGTCGTTAACACAAAATGGAAAACCACTTGAATATGATGTAGTTGATACAGTTTTGGAGGTAAAGCTAGCAACTCCAATAAAACCAGGTGAAAAAGCAACTTTTGATATGGTTTTTAGTGCGCAAGTGCCTTTACAAATTAGAAGAAATGGTAGAAATAGTCGTGAAGGTATAGATTTATCTATGGCTCAATGGTATCCTAAATTAGCAGAGTACGACTTTCAAGGTTGGCATGCCGATTCATATATAGCAAGAGAATTTCATGGTGTATGGGGAGATTTCGATGTTAAAATATCTATAGACAGAAATTATGTGATTGGCGGAACTGGTTACCTTCAAAATCCAGAAGAAATAGGACATGGCTACGATGCAAATAAAACTAAAGGGCCTAAGGGTTCTGGTAAAAAATTAACATGGCATTTTAAAGCGCCAATGGTACATGATTTTACTTGGGCTGCTGACCCAGATTACAATCATGATACTCTACAGGTGCCAGATGGACCTATGCTTCATTTTCTATGGAAAGACAATCCTGAAACCAATGAAAACTGGAAAAAACTTCAACCTGTAACATCTCAGTTAATGCAATATTTCAGTGAGCATATAGGTAAATATCCTTACGAACAATACTCGGTTATTCAAGGTGGAGATGGTGGTATGGAATACGCTATGTGTACTTTAATTACTGGCGGAAGAAGTTTAAACGGATTGATTGGTGTAACATCTCATGAAATGGCGCACACATGGTTTCAATTTTTATTGGCTACGAACGAAGGTAAACATGAATGGATGGACGAAGGGTTTACTAGTTACATTAGTTCATCAGCAATGAACGAAATAGGCGGAAGAAATAGAGAAAACCCACACCTTGGTTCTTACAGAGGCTACATTAGATTAGCAAACTCAGGTTTTGAGCAACCTCTTACAACACATGCTGATCGTTATGATATTAATGGTGCTTATGGTACTGCTGCCTATAGTAAAGGTGCTGTGTTTTTAGCACAGTTAGGCTATGTAATTGGTGAAGATAATTTAAAAGCAACTATTAAAAAGTATTTTGATGATTATGCGTTTTCACACCCAACTCCAAATGATGTCATTCGTACTGCGGAAAAGGTTTCTGGATTAGAATTGGATTGGTATTTAATGGATTTTGGACAAACTACGAATACTATTGATTACGGAATCACATCGGTAGAAGCAACTGATAAAGGAACAACTATAAAATTAGACAGAAAGGGGTTAATGCCAATGCCTATTGATTTAAGAGTTGAATATGTTGATGGAACTTTTGAAGATTTTTATATTCCATTAGAAATGATGCGAGGTGAAAAACCTACTCCAAAAACAACAACAATATTACCTGATTGGTCTTGGGCTAATAAAAGCTTTAGTTTTGGTATTCCTGCAGACAAAAGCAAGATAAAATCTGTTACCATTGATCCAATTAAAAAAATGGCTGATGTTGATGACTCAAATAACACTATTAATTTAGTAGAAACAAAAGAGGAATCAATTAAAAAAGATCCAAAAATAAAGGGTTAA
- a CDS encoding S8 family serine peptidase codes for MKKLNLFILGILTMTLLFGCGSSAAILSTPIENIDNTPLKYTELSENESKNWMHLDLVKDTIPGMSVNKAYSEIIKNRKGQTVVVAVIDAGIDTNHEDLDDVIWINKKEIPNNNKDDDDNGYIDDIHGWNFLGDTYDEQLEYVRILVSGDTSHPRYADAKAEYDSEYQKYSGLKAQYDQIIQQIVASDKAVAKHLNKKDYTKEEVFAIKTTDQSLLRDVSVIKQTYGFGIGTIKETINAINSDLENINERLNVNLNKNLKGRKTGDNPNDFSQTTYGNNNVNPVKNEELHGTHVAGVIAAERNNGKGMNGVANNVKIMALRAVPNGDEYDKDIALAIRYAVDNGAKIINASFGKYYSPHSDKVQEALIYAAQNDVLFVSSAGNEGLDLDEKSSYPNDHKNGSEIIDTYVSVGAIDSKYGSNLVASYSNYGKKNVDVFAPGSQIYSPKPNNEYDFIDGTSFAAPAVSGVAALVRSYYPKLTAVQVKQIIMDSGLQLPAKVTVPGSQNSVKSFGELSKSSKLVNAYNALIMASKISN; via the coding sequence ATGAAAAAACTTAACCTCTTTATTTTAGGCATACTAACAATGACTTTGTTATTTGGCTGTGGATCTTCTGCCGCTATTTTGTCAACACCTATTGAAAATATTGACAATACACCCTTAAAGTATACAGAGCTTTCTGAAAACGAATCTAAAAACTGGATGCATTTAGATTTGGTAAAAGATACCATTCCTGGTATGAGTGTGAATAAAGCTTATAGCGAAATCATTAAAAATAGAAAAGGACAAACTGTTGTTGTTGCTGTTATTGATGCTGGAATAGATACAAATCACGAAGACCTAGATGATGTTATTTGGATAAATAAAAAAGAGATACCTAACAACAATAAAGATGATGATGATAATGGTTATATAGATGATATTCATGGTTGGAATTTCCTAGGTGATACTTATGATGAACAACTTGAATATGTGCGTATTTTAGTAAGTGGTGACACTAGTCATCCTAGGTATGCCGACGCAAAAGCTGAATACGATAGCGAATATCAAAAATACAGCGGTTTAAAAGCTCAATATGATCAAATAATTCAGCAAATAGTCGCTTCGGACAAAGCGGTTGCTAAACATTTAAATAAAAAAGATTACACTAAAGAAGAAGTTTTTGCCATTAAAACAACCGATCAGTCCTTGTTAAGGGATGTTTCAGTAATAAAACAAACTTATGGATTTGGTATTGGTACTATTAAAGAAACTATTAACGCCATAAATAGTGATTTAGAAAACATTAACGAACGATTAAATGTTAACTTAAATAAAAATCTAAAAGGAAGAAAAACTGGAGACAATCCTAACGATTTTTCTCAAACAACATATGGTAACAATAATGTTAACCCAGTTAAAAACGAAGAACTACATGGTACACATGTAGCAGGAGTTATAGCTGCGGAGCGTAATAATGGAAAAGGAATGAACGGTGTTGCTAATAACGTTAAAATAATGGCATTAAGAGCAGTACCTAATGGCGATGAATATGATAAAGACATCGCTTTAGCAATTAGATACGCCGTTGATAATGGGGCAAAAATCATTAATGCAAGCTTTGGCAAGTACTACTCTCCTCATAGTGATAAAGTGCAAGAAGCTTTGATATATGCTGCGCAAAACGATGTGCTTTTTGTTAGTTCGGCTGGAAATGAAGGTTTAGATTTAGATGAAAAATCCAGTTACCCTAACGATCACAAAAATGGTTCAGAAATTATTGATACTTATGTATCGGTTGGTGCTATTGATTCTAAATATGGATCAAATCTAGTTGCTTCTTATTCCAATTATGGTAAAAAAAATGTTGATGTATTTGCTCCTGGATCTCAAATTTATTCTCCTAAACCAAATAATGAATATGATTTTATTGACGGAACATCGTTTGCTGCACCAGCTGTTTCAGGTGTAGCTGCCTTAGTACGTTCGTACTATCCAAAACTTACGGCAGTACAAGTAAAACAAATCATCATGGATTCTGGTTTACAGCTTCCAGCAAAGGTTACGGTTCCTGGTAGTCAAAATTCTGTCAAATCATTTGGAGAACTGTCAAAATCTTCTAAACTTGTAAACGCTTATAACGCTTTGATCATGGCAAGCAAAATATCAAATTAA
- a CDS encoding MBL fold metallo-hydrolase: MKLYPINAGNFKLDGGAMFGVVPKSLWQRTNPADSNNMIDIAARCLLIEDGNRLILIDTGMGDKQSDKFFGYYYLWGNNSIDASLKKYGFHPDDITDVFMTHLHFDHCGGSIKWNKDRTGYESAFKNAHFWSNKNHWEWATKPNKREKASFLTENIIPMEESGHLKFVDLPSDKVLKNSPLGFDIFFADGHTEKQMIPLIKYKDITIAFMADLLPTVGHLPLPFVMGYDTRPLLTLDEKDVFLNMAADNSFYLFLEHDAHHEIITVQHTEKGVRFKEKLTLNDL; the protein is encoded by the coding sequence ATGAAATTATATCCTATAAACGCCGGAAATTTTAAATTAGATGGAGGAGCCATGTTTGGTGTGGTGCCAAAATCTTTATGGCAAAGAACCAATCCTGCCGACAGTAATAACATGATTGATATTGCGGCACGCTGTTTGTTAATTGAAGATGGTAATCGGTTAATTTTAATTGATACTGGAATGGGAGATAAACAAAGTGATAAATTCTTTGGGTATTATTATTTGTGGGGAAACAACAGTATTGATGCCTCATTGAAAAAATATGGCTTTCATCCTGATGATATTACCGACGTGTTTATGACGCATTTACATTTTGATCATTGTGGTGGTAGTATCAAGTGGAACAAAGATAGAACAGGTTATGAGTCAGCTTTTAAAAATGCGCATTTTTGGAGCAATAAAAATCACTGGGAATGGGCAACAAAACCGAATAAAAGAGAAAAAGCATCGTTTTTAACTGAAAATATTATTCCGATGGAAGAAAGTGGTCATTTAAAATTTGTTGACCTTCCAAGTGACAAGGTTTTAAAAAATTCACCATTAGGTTTTGATATTTTCTTTGCCGATGGTCATACCGAAAAACAAATGATTCCACTTATTAAATACAAAGATATAACCATAGCTTTTATGGCAGATTTATTACCAACTGTTGGGCACTTACCTCTTCCGTTTGTAATGGGTTACGATACAAGACCTCTTTTAACGCTTGACGAGAAAGATGTGTTTTTAAATATGGCAGCCGATAACAGCTTTTATTTATTTTTAGAACATGATGCACATCATGAAATAATAACAGTACAGCACACCGAAAAAGGTGTGCGCTTCAAAGAAAAACTTACTTTAAATGATTTATAA